One region of Sylvia atricapilla isolate bSylAtr1 chromosome Z, bSylAtr1.pri, whole genome shotgun sequence genomic DNA includes:
- the LOC136374610 gene encoding tetraspanin-36-like: MDCGVITSKSVLLLLSLAFWAAAAGLSYVGAYVINTYKSYDNFLQDKYALLPAVIIICVAVVMFIIGLIGCCATFRESRVGLGLFLAIILVIFIAEVSAFVLGFVYREKVKADVQVTMHSVFEKYDGKNPESAVVDYLQERLHCCGVKNYSDWTTTQWFNSTGNNSVPQSCCQQTARNCTGHLDQPQELNTRGCAQELESGLQSVISYAMLVILGFAIVKFFGMLSVCVLTCKKEESGYQPLYSGVFA; this comes from the exons GCGGCAGCCGCAGGCCTCAGCTATGTTGGGGCGTACGTCATCAACACCTACAAGAGCTACGACAACTTTCTGCAGGACAAGTACGCCCTGCTGCCGGCGGTGATCATTATTTGCGTGGCCGTGGTGATGTTCATCATCGGGCTGATCGGCTGCTGCGCCACCTTCCGCGAGTCCCGCGTCGGCCTGGGGCTG ttcttggCCATTATCCTGGTTATCTTCATTGCAGAAGTGTCCGCTTTTGTCCTGGGATTTGTTTACAGGGAAAAG GTAAAAGCTGATGTGCAAGTTACAATGCACTCAGTCTTTGAGAAGTATGATGGCAAAAACCCAGAGTCTGCAGTTGTGGATTACTTGCAAGAACgg CTTCACTGCTGCGGGGTTAAGAACTACAGTGACTGGACGACCACCCAGTGGTTTAATTCCACTGGGAACAACAGTgtcccccagagctgctgccagcaaacGGCCAGGAACTGCACAGGGCATCTGGATCAGCCACAGGAACTCAACACCCGG ggctgtgcacaggagCTGGAGTCTGGGCTGCAGAGTGTTATCAGCTATGCCATGCTTGTAATCCTGGGGTTTGCCATCGTAAAG TTCTTCGGCATGCTGAGCGTCTGTGTGCTTACttgcaagaaagaagaaagcGGATACCAGCCTCTTTACTCAGGGGTGTTTGCTTAA